In Crassostrea angulata isolate pt1a10 chromosome 6, ASM2561291v2, whole genome shotgun sequence, a genomic segment contains:
- the LOC128187976 gene encoding uncharacterized protein LOC128187976, which translates to MYNIRKLKRLFSTFGIVICLFLLIHINLPWMKAFFGSNPPLIMNNANRKSAVVKKLMEIKNAHDVNADDLFNPLKEVIGVPLRMEEMSFEEIQKSRWINTQKYSPNSLLDFVPPVPKFSVYDVVYQLKNDIMQKYLALDKRKYENHSIVILTPVHNSENDLVQYVQLIRELDYPKHKLSIVFGEDGSEDQTLQLGKDLCAELHREGFHRAEIFHFNITGQITGDWNEIHDQVQQYQRRKHLARARNLLLKAGLTDEEYVLWIDADVGVLPMDLIQQLIFADKDVVAPCCLYKKSEYTNVYDKNTWRETEYSLQEQKKLSKFQLVLEGYGPTIRLYLPHLRGEGRVVPLDGVGGCSLLVKAKCHRQGLHFPEEIFQNHIETEGLSKLAKSKGFGVYGMPFVEVYHK; encoded by the coding sequence ATGTACAATATTAGAAAGCTGAAGAGACTCTTCTCCACGTTTGGGATAGTAATATGTCTGTTCCTTCTCATCCACATCAATTTGCCCTGGATGAAGGCATTCTTCGGATCAAATCCACCCTTGATTATGAACAATGCCAACAGAAAGTCTGCAGTAGTGAAAAAATTGATGGAGATTAAAAATGCTCATGATGTCAATGCTGATGACCTGTTCAATCCACTAAAGGAAGTGATTGGGGTTCCTCTTCGCATGGAAGAAATGTCTTTCGAAGAGATACAGAAAAGTAGATGGATCAATACCCAGAAATATTCTCCAAATTCATTGTTAGACTTTGTGCCCCCTGTTCCAAAATTTTCAGTTTATGATGTTGTATATCAACTTAAAAATGACATTATGCAAAAATATTTAGCTTTAGACAAGAGAAAGTATGAAAATCACAGCATAGTGATTTTAACACCTGTGCATAATAGTGAAAATGATCTGGTCCAGTATGTTCAGTTGATTAGAGAACTTGATTATCCAAAACACAAGCTTTCAATTGTTTTCGGTGAAGATGGTAGTGAGGACCAAACTTTACAATTAGGAAAGGATTTATGTGCTGAACTTCATAGAGAAGGATTCCACAGAGCAGAAATCTTCCATTTTAACATAACCGGTCAAATTACTGGTGATTGGAACGAGATTCATGACCAGGTGCAACAATATCAGCGTAGAAAGCATCTTGCCAGAGCTCGAAATCTGCTCCTTAAAGCTGGATTAACAGACGAAGAATATGTGTTGTGGATTGATGCTGATGTGGGAGTGCTTCCTATGGATTTAATCCAACAGTTGATCTTCGCAGACAAAGATGTAGTTGCCCCATGCTGTCTTTATAAGAAAAGCGAATACACAAATGTCTATGACAAAAATACATGGAGAGAGACAGAATACTCTCTACAAGAGCAGAAGAAACTCAGCAAATTTCAACTGGTTTTAGAGGGTTATGGACCAACAATTAGACTTTATTTACCTCACTTGAGAGGAGAGGGCAGAGTGGTTCCCTTAGATGGGGTGGGGGGCTGTAGTTTACTGGTCAAAGCAAAGTGCCATAGGCAGGGACTTCACTTCCCTGAAGAAATTTTTCAGAATCATATAGAAACTGAGGGACTGTCCAAACTGGCCAAGAGCAAAGGCTTTGGGGTTTATGGAATGCCATTTGTTGAAGTTTACCATAAATAA